The following proteins come from a genomic window of Acinetobacter sp. SAAs474:
- a CDS encoding lysozyme — MTINQSEHIAQAYSWLRAMSGGKLTQEQVIAGDKVIAANGIDIFSQMIGFKYGQVTGQFDISEKGYSIIRESEGLRLKAYKDTGGVWTIGFGTIKYPNGTSVKSGDTCTEAQANEWLKNDCKWVDSCLDQNIKVKINQNQFDALASFVYNVGETAFIKSTMLTLINQNNLAAAAHQFDRWIFDNGKRIQGLVNRRAKEKELFLK, encoded by the coding sequence ATGACTATTAATCAATCAGAGCATATCGCCCAAGCATATTCGTGGCTACGTGCCATGTCCGGTGGCAAATTAACACAAGAGCAAGTTATTGCTGGTGACAAAGTTATTGCTGCAAATGGCATCGATATTTTTTCGCAAATGATCGGCTTTAAATATGGTCAAGTCACGGGTCAGTTTGATATCTCTGAAAAAGGGTATTCAATCATCCGTGAATCTGAAGGTTTGCGATTAAAAGCATACAAGGACACTGGTGGAGTCTGGACCATTGGCTTTGGCACAATTAAGTATCCGAACGGCACATCTGTAAAATCTGGTGATACTTGCACTGAAGCACAAGCAAATGAATGGCTTAAAAATGACTGCAAGTGGGTAGATTCTTGTCTTGATCAGAATATCAAAGTCAAAATCAATCAAAACCAATTTGATGCGTTGGCTTCATTTGTTTATAACGTCGGTGAAACTGCATTTATCAAAAGCACAATGCTGACACTAATTAATCAAAATAATTTAGCTGCGGCTGCTCATCAGTTTGATCGTTGGATTTTCGACAATGGCAAGCGTATTCAGGGTTTAGTTAATCGTCGTGCCAAAGAGAAGGAGTTATTTTTGAAGTAA
- a CDS encoding tyrosine-type recombinase/integrase — MLTDTKIKSLKPRDKAYRVADHNGLCIEIRPSGTKLWRYRYRFNDKASMLSLGEYPIVGLADARKERDKARILLDDGINPSKNRKQEKIEAKYLNVNTFELVANEYITEILANRSSGYVSKFKKALELDVFPVIGDKNVRDITSADILHIMKSTVKRVRETGKRGSGEVTSLNNHKFIGAVMRYSIATLRTDNDPTYAVRGAVVRPEIEHARPLTKQEQKLFRSGLDVFKGSNTVRNALLTMAYTMLRSIEIRRMKWSYVDFDLKIISFPISTKSNNQERTTKKNRLHLVPMSDQLFKLLKIQFIESGNKEYVFPNVYGHSNGVIGNSTLNVALKNIGLSTVTAHDFRATASTILNEKDFDENWIEKQLAHADQNKTRASYNHAKYMEQRRDMLQQWADIVDGWKFI; from the coding sequence ATGCTAACCGATACTAAAATTAAAAGCCTCAAACCTCGTGATAAGGCCTATAGAGTAGCTGATCACAATGGACTATGCATTGAAATACGGCCAAGCGGAACTAAACTGTGGCGTTATCGCTATCGGTTTAATGACAAAGCATCAATGTTGAGTCTCGGTGAGTACCCGATTGTTGGTTTAGCTGATGCTCGAAAAGAACGTGATAAAGCCAGAATTCTTCTTGATGATGGCATTAATCCATCCAAAAATAGAAAGCAAGAAAAAATCGAAGCGAAATATCTCAACGTAAACACATTTGAATTAGTAGCTAATGAATATATTACGGAAATCCTGGCTAACAGGTCAAGCGGGTATGTTAGTAAATTTAAGAAGGCTTTAGAACTTGATGTTTTCCCAGTAATTGGTGATAAAAATGTAAGAGATATTACGTCTGCTGATATTCTACATATTATGAAATCTACAGTTAAGCGTGTTAGGGAAACAGGTAAAAGAGGAAGTGGCGAAGTTACATCACTAAATAACCATAAATTTATTGGTGCTGTAATGCGTTATTCAATTGCAACGCTACGCACTGATAATGACCCGACCTATGCTGTGAGAGGTGCTGTTGTTCGTCCAGAGATTGAACATGCTAGGCCTTTAACAAAACAAGAGCAGAAACTTTTTAGATCTGGTTTGGATGTCTTTAAAGGATCTAATACTGTTAGAAATGCCCTATTAACCATGGCTTATACAATGCTGCGCTCAATTGAGATCCGCCGTATGAAATGGAGCTATGTTGATTTTGATCTAAAAATTATCAGTTTCCCGATTTCAACAAAAAGTAATAATCAAGAAAGAACGACCAAGAAAAACCGATTGCATCTAGTACCAATGTCAGACCAGCTATTTAAATTATTAAAAATACAATTTATAGAGTCCGGTAATAAAGAATATGTGTTTCCTAATGTTTATGGCCATAGTAATGGAGTGATTGGCAATTCAACACTAAATGTTGCACTTAAAAATATAGGTCTTAGCACAGTTACAGCTCATGATTTTAGAGCTACAGCATCAACAATTTTAAATGAAAAAGATTTTGATGAAAATTGGATTGAAAAACAATTAGCTCATGCAGATCAAAATAAAACAAGAGCATCATATAATCATGCGAAATACATGGAGCAGCGTAGAGATATGCTGCAACAATGGGCAGATATTGTTGATGGATGGAAGTTTATCTAG